The following coding sequences are from one Planctomycetaceae bacterium window:
- a CDS encoding MlaD family protein has translation MKESARNVAVGITVIVALLILAAMILIFAGLPVVLRSGYTISMLFPTTADAHEGDPVHLSGLKIGEVTKIDFAGGDSRKGVMFTARIYSDVRVPANAKAFIFSKGLAGGAYIQLQGEGPAPINPRTGKAMEYLPTDGSPVLAGQLKTSLLPEEVEKGFNSISRLADSLNALVAPQEASGGAVASTGPAGGPASQPGLQGTIARMNLALDNLNGMLDKKNQQQFTALLTNLSDASLQANKTLLEIQKTTAQVGADAGHISRGLLEDTARLSALLAELETTVSKVNTGEGSMAKLLNDPKFYNNLVDTSDQANKLLEELRVMAKDWKDNGVKLKMK, from the coding sequence ATGAAAGAATCCGCTCGAAATGTGGCCGTGGGAATCACCGTGATCGTCGCCCTGCTGATCCTGGCGGCAATGATCCTGATCTTCGCCGGACTGCCCGTGGTCCTGCGCAGCGGGTACACGATCTCCATGCTCTTTCCCACCACCGCCGACGCCCACGAGGGCGACCCGGTCCATCTGTCGGGCCTCAAGATCGGCGAAGTGACCAAGATCGATTTCGCCGGCGGCGACAGCCGAAAGGGCGTCATGTTCACCGCGCGGATCTATTCCGACGTCCGCGTCCCCGCAAACGCCAAGGCCTTCATCTTTTCCAAGGGACTGGCCGGCGGGGCGTACATCCAGCTCCAGGGAGAAGGGCCCGCGCCGATCAACCCGCGGACCGGAAAGGCAATGGAATATCTGCCCACCGACGGGAGCCCCGTCCTGGCCGGGCAGTTGAAGACCAGCCTGCTGCCCGAGGAAGTCGAGAAAGGCTTCAACAGCATTTCCAGGCTCGCCGACAGCCTCAACGCCCTGGTGGCCCCGCAGGAAGCCTCCGGCGGCGCCGTTGCGAGCACGGGCCCCGCCGGCGGACCGGCGTCGCAGCCCGGCCTGCAGGGCACCATCGCGCGGATGAACCTGGCGCTGGACAACCTCAACGGGATGCTCGACAAGAAGAATCAGCAGCAGTTCACCGCTCTGCTGACGAACCTCTCCGACGCCTCCCTGCAGGCCAACAAGACCTTGCTGGAGATCCAGAAGACCACCGCCCAGGTCGGCGCCGACGCCGGACACATCTCCCGGGGCCTGCTCGAAGACACCGCACGCCTGTCCGCCCTGCTGGCGGAGCTGGAAACGACCGTCAGCAAGGTCAACACCGGCGAAGGCTCGATGGCCAAGCTGCTCAACGACCCGAAATTCTACAACAACCTCGTCGACACCAGCGATCAGGCCAACAAGCTCCTGGAAGAGCTGCGAGTAATGGCCAAGGACTGGAAGGACAACGGCGTCAAACTCAAAATGAAGTGA